The genomic window ATTTCTTGTCTGCAGTAGTATTAACAGCGGGTACACTTTTCGTGATGTGGTTAGGTGAGAAAATCACCGACAAAGGTATTGGTAACGGTACCTCATTAATCATCATGGTAGGTATCATTGCTCGTTTGCCTATTGCGCTAAGCCAAGAAGTAAGCTCTGTATTTGCTGGTAGCGATGGCGGTTTGATTAGATTAGTATTGGAGATTGTAGCTTTATATGCAATCATCATGTTTACTATTTTGATTGTACAAGGTGTACGTAAAGTGCCTGTGCAGTATGCTAAGAGAATTGTAGGTAACAAGCAGGTAGGAGGTGTTAGACAGTATATTCCGTTGAAAGTAAATGCAGCGGGTGTAATGCCTATCATTTTTGCCCAAGCTTTAATGTTTGTGCCAAGTGCTTTAATTGGTTTGTTCCCTAATTTGCAAGAAAGTTGGTTGCACCAATATTCAGATATCACTTCGTTAACTTATAGTTTAACGTTTGCATTTTTGATTATTGCGTTTACCTTCTTCTATACAGCAATTACCGTTAACCCAACGCAAATGTCTGACGATATGAAGAAGAACGGTGGCTTTATTCCAGGTGTAAAACCAGGTTTGGCAACTTCTTCTTTTATTGATGATGTAATTTCTAAGATCACTTTCCCTGGATCGTTGTTCTTAGCTATTATTGCCATCATTCCTTCGTTAGCAGTTAAAGTTGGAATTCAACAAGAATTCGCCCACTTCTTTGGTGGTACTTCATTGTTGATTTTGGTAGGTGTTGTTTTAGATACATTACAACAAATTGAAAGCTATTTATTAATGCGTCACTACGATGGTTTAATGAAAACAGGTAGAGTAACCGGTCGTTCGGGTATTCCAGCTGCTACAACAACCAGTGGGGCTGCATTATAGAAAATGAATGAATTAATGGATGATAGCATATTTGGATTGCATTTAGCAAAAATCATATGCTATCATTTTTTCATTTCTTTATTCGAAATTAGATTACATGTCTAAGATCCATTACAAATCTCTGGAAGAGATTGAGTTAATACGAGAAAGCTCATTACTGGTTTCTAAAACCTTGGCAGAAGTTGCCAAAGTGATTAAGCCAGGTATCACAACCATAGCATTAGACAAGCTGGCATACGAGTTTATTAGTGATAACGGTGCGGTGCCTGCTTTTCTTAATTACGGAGGCTTCCCCAATTCCCTTTGTATTTCTCCAAATGAGCAAGTTGTACACGGTTTCCCTAATGATTACGTGATAAAAGAAGGAGATTTGATCTCTGTAGATTGTGGCGTAATTAAAAATAATTACTTTGGAGACTCGGCCTATACATTTTCTATTGGCGAAACTACCGAAGAGCAAAAGAAGCTGGTAAAGGTAACACAAGAATGTTTAGCTTTTGCCATAGAGAAGGCTGTGGTAGGAATGCGAATTGGCGATATTGCACATGCGGTACAATTTCATGCCGAATCTAATGGCTTTGGTGTGGTAAGAGAATTGGTTGGTCATGGTGTTGGCGTTAAGCTACACGAAAAACCAGAAGTACCCAACTACGGAAAACGTGGTAGCGGCATTAAGCTAGAAGAAGGAATGGTTTTAGCGATAGAGCCAATGATTAATGCTGGAACTGC from Pedobacter sp. SL55 includes these protein-coding regions:
- the map gene encoding type I methionyl aminopeptidase; its protein translation is MSKIHYKSLEEIELIRESSLLVSKTLAEVAKVIKPGITTIALDKLAYEFISDNGAVPAFLNYGGFPNSLCISPNEQVVHGFPNDYVIKEGDLISVDCGVIKNNYFGDSAYTFSIGETTEEQKKLVKVTQECLAFAIEKAVVGMRIGDIAHAVQFHAESNGFGVVRELVGHGVGVKLHEKPEVPNYGKRGSGIKLEEGMVLAIEPMINAGTANVKFWADGWTVTTKDNKPSAHFEHTVAIKKGKADVLSTFSLIEEVLAKKFK
- the secY gene encoding preprotein translocase subunit SecY, with the protein product MKKLFTTLSNIWKIQELKERILFTLMILVIYRLVCQVVLPGVDPTQLSNAQKSGLLGLLDMFAGGAFSKASIVALGVMPYISASIVVQLLGIAVPTFQKMQKEGESGRKKLTQYTRYLTVAITIVQAIGYVKTQVPQEAIVISHTLFYFLSAVVLTAGTLFVMWLGEKITDKGIGNGTSLIIMVGIIARLPIALSQEVSSVFAGSDGGLIRLVLEIVALYAIIMFTILIVQGVRKVPVQYAKRIVGNKQVGGVRQYIPLKVNAAGVMPIIFAQALMFVPSALIGLFPNLQESWLHQYSDITSLTYSLTFAFLIIAFTFFYTAITVNPTQMSDDMKKNGGFIPGVKPGLATSSFIDDVISKITFPGSLFLAIIAIIPSLAVKVGIQQEFAHFFGGTSLLILVGVVLDTLQQIESYLLMRHYDGLMKTGRVTGRSGIPAATTTSGAAL